The genomic DNA TGAGGTTCTGTTCATCGTCAAAACCGTGGGTTCGCCGTAAGGCCTAAAACGAGGGCGTCATTAGTGTTGGGCCGAGCGGTCGGGCCGGCCGAGCAACGCGGCCATGCCTTCCACCAGCGCCACGACGCGGACGTAGTCCATACGCGTGGGGCCGATGATACCGATCGTACCCGTCGTTTCGCCCAGCAAATAGCTGGCGGTGACGATAGAATACTTGTCTCCCTTCCCGTCGCTCAGCTCACGACCGATTCGGACGGCGGCGCGGCCGGGGTCGGATGGGTTCGCGGCCTCATCCTCGAACAGCTGCACCACCACGTCCTCCTCCTCGAGCAGCCCGATAAGGTCCCGCAGGGCGTCCGGATCTTCCTGAAATTCGGGTTGGGCGAGGATGTGCTGGGCGCCGGCGAAGCTGAGCCGGCCGTCGGAGGGTTCGCTGAATAGGGCCGCCGTCGAGTTGAGCACGAGGCGGATGATGCCGGTCTTTTCATCGCTCACATCCTGCATCCGCGACGCATACGTCTGGCGGATGTCGTCCAGCGTCAGGCCGGCGAGGCGTTCGTTCATCAACGCCACGGCCGCATCCACGTCGCGCCGCTCCAGGCCAGACTCCACCTCCAGCACGATGGTCTTGAACAGGCCGCCGCGCAGACTGATGACGAACATCAGGCGGGAAGAGGACAGCGGCACCGCCTCCATCCGATCCAGGATCCCCAGCGAGAGCCTGGG from Rhodothermales bacterium includes the following:
- the hrcA gene encoding heat-inducible transcriptional repressor HrcA, whose translation is MKSATHPYRPTRRHALTERESEILRLVVSDFIDTAGPVGSRALARRYMLGLSPASIRNTMSDLEERGFLDHPHTSAGRVPTNLGYRVFVDQLMLRQALSQEEGRLLREGLDRAATHNEVFLKECSRLLGRLSNLLGVVLSPRLSLGILDRMEAVPLSSSRLMFVISLRGGLFKTIVLEVESGLERRDVDAAVALMNERLAGLTLDDIRQTYASRMQDVSDEKTGIIRLVLNSTAALFSEPSDGRLSFAGAQHILAQPEFQEDPDALRDLIGLLEEEDVVVQLFEDEAANPSDPGRAAVRIGRELSDGKGDKYSIVTASYLLGETTGTIGIIGPTRMDYVRVVALVEGMAALLGRPDRSAQH